The DNA region TTATCCGCAATGGAATGACTCAACTTGGTATTAAATTGCAGAACTTACAATATTTCGTCTCTGCTATGGAATAAAAAATTCGGAAAAAAAGTGTCGCAGGCctggggaaatttttttttttttaaattcatgtcTTTTCAGATATTTACCAACCTCACCATGTTAATCTGTGCATAGATCGGCACATGATTCTGcattaacttaaatatttttattcaacatgGATCGATACACTGTCATGCGTAAAAGTTGTACAAATGAACTCTTTCACACGCCAAAAATAATGAACAAATGTTGAATTACCGCAACCTGAAGCGAATTACAAAGATCTAAAAAGAAACCAATCAAAAAGAATGCacaatcaaaaaattcctaaaataagagaaaaagcaATCAAGAATAGCCAGACGATATGGACTAAAAGAAGCGCCTGCCCAGGAAGAGGTGCATTGCCACCACTGCCAACTtcacaaaaccctaatttagcGACTTTAACACCCGCACAAAAGGCTTCAGGACAGCCGCACCAGTAGGTGACCCCGTCAACGCCACACACTGGATTGGTTCGAAAACAACTGATCGGGCATAAGTCCGGCTTGTTGGAGCCTACGCACACCGCATCGCCATCGTCGTGCTTTGATTGCACAAACTGTGTGCTGACATTGAATACCAGGAAGATGAATAAGATGAAAATTGAAGGATTTGCTGCTAAAAAAGTACGCATATCGCCAGATTTTCCGATTACGTGAGACCCAACCCCAACCCTAAATGCCTTTCGATTTAGGGCAAGAGGCAGatatttaatttactttttctaGAACCTTAGCCCTGAAGTATCCGTTGCTTAagcaactttttctttttttaaccaTATATTGCACGCCACCTTTCTCTCAcacttcttttttttgttaattaattttttcaccaaGATTTGGCCAAAAACTCTTTTATACCCCTAGCCATCATAAATAACATATTCCCACCCATAATCaggatttattttaaaattttaatggtgtaaagataaaatagtaattttattatccataaaattaaaattttaatttttttacatatcaaatctaaatattttaaatataataatataattataattgttaaatatatcAAAGGTGTCAATAAAAATTTGTAGGAgtctttaaaaatttcaaaaagcctaaagatgttttaaaaaattttttaatttcagtatacttttcaatagtttaaaaatgataattacactctcaaataataaaacataacatAATAAGAAATGTAATAtgtaatattacaaattattaaattataataatattttaaaaaatatggagtGACTAGGTAATTTATGaaacaagaaataaagaaatattatttacctGATTGAAAGTTTTAAGAAATTCAAACCCAAAACGTAGTTCATAAATCATTGGGGGTcagcaaaaattttaaactttggggTGATAATGGTAAGATCTTGACTATAGTGGAAAAGCTATCTCAACAAtagagttttcaaaaatttccaaTGATTCATctgtaagattttaaattttgtaagaattatattaattcattattaaatatatgattatgtgtcattaacattttctataacttttattaatctaaaattatataataattctaaaaaataaaatataaaatataaaatgataattttattttataaatataaaataataatttcattttctaatactcaaacaaaatttggttttggataacaaaatattattgaagAGAGATTTTAAGCCTACCTTggtgagaaaatgtaatttatttattttaaatgtctATGCAAAAAGCTCTAATGTTTACCTCGAGTGtaaccaatgtttttaaaactagatcgATGAGTAAATTAGTTATCTCATTGGTTCATGGTTTGATTAGTTTAACCAATTCAATCGAAGAATCAATCGGCTCAATTTATTatcgaattaaaattttaaaaaattaaaaaaattggtcaAATATGATCAAATCCAGTTTTTGATCGATTCATCTAGTCAAACTTGGTTTTTAAGAGGGtttgattgaattaataataaaatcaattttttatattaatctaaCTAAATTTGAAGCTGATTTTAAAATTACTGAGTGTGACAATATGGACCAACAAATAATAGATATTGATTACGAAATCACATGGATGACAAGgcgtttttttttatattaaatacaataaGTCTGCTCGGTCAGCCTCACCTTCTCTTTGAATTAGACAACAATTCGTTTACCAAACAATGAAAATCCCTACATATTCCCACCAACATCGACACGCCTTTGACTTCTTCAAGTCTTTGTTTTTTCCAATATTTAACCTGGGTCTCAGAATATTGCATTGCTAATAAAAGGTGATAACAATGTCCAAAATAACGGCCGATGAACTTTAGCTGAAGGCCCTGAAAGAAATGAAACCACAAACATAATTTTCTGGAGCTACCAAAGCTTAAAGGAAATTGCCAACTTGCTCACCACTTAACAGCACTTTTAGTTTCTGTCTACAAAGAACCTTGTCACCTATCGTATATTCACAATCTGGGAAACGGGATAAAGATACATGGAGGTTGCTTTATGCTCtagatagtttttcaaatactTTGCGCCAAGGGCCTAAAGTTTTTGATGCAGCCAAAAGGCTTGGACAACACCCTAATACCACCCTTGAGCGGCACTAAGCCTGCCCGTACATTATGAAGTGATGAGGAACCAAACACTGAAACGCTGAAGTTTTTCAACACCCACATTTTGCACTACCGTGACTCATCAAAGAAGCAACTCTCTCCCTTTTTTAGTTTATGAAGTGATGAGTTACCCTTTCTTCGtcattgattataaatttataaaaaaaaaaaaaacttttgttATCTCGCACTCTTTCAAACGTGCACAGAAGCGCTAACAAGTATagtaatagagaaaaaaaaaattgcagatCCAGCAACTGAGATTAGGCAATGTTCCAATGCCTTCAAGATATGGAGGCCAGCCATATACAACATACAGACAAGGATCAGGATCTAATTTCCTGTGCAGGTAACTTAGGATTCTGATCTCCTAGATGACCCTGCTTCCCAGCACTtgcaataaaatatttctattgtCCAACTTTTATCATAAAGTTGCAAAGCTTGTCGAATACAGCACCATTTCATGATTActtcttaaaaaattacttctaCAACCGGCAAAATACGACATCTCAATTATGCTGCCACACTGCATTTTGAATAAGAAGGACCTATAACGTAATACTCAGAATAACTATTCAAATTCCACTCTGCTGCAGCCAAATATTTTGCTCCGGCTTTCATATTTCAGCATGAAATTTTCCTTATAATTGATAGTTGAAAGAATCTCATTTTTGCAGCAGTATATCCCACTGAACTTTCACGATTCCACTATTATAAGACATTTTACAGTACAgtacatataaattaaagacaCTACTTATCAGactaagaaaatttttattgaatttcatgCACTTTCCTAATTGATTACACACAAAATAAACTTCGATCAAATAAATAGCAAAGTACATAAACAAGGACATATAGAAGTTCAAAACCAGGAATCAAGTCAAGTACACTTATGTTTCTGTGCCATGGCGGATGAGTTAAACCAAGGTATCCAAACTGATGTTGTCTTCTGATACAGCCTATAAGCTTCAGCTCTGTGCTCTTGTTTTAACATCCGCTCTTCAACAAGTATTGTCACATATGCCAAGCACAAGCTATTGATGAGTGCACCAACAAATGTCCATCCATGACCGAGGTTCCATGCAAATATAACCAGTCCCCACCACCATAACTGCTCCCCGAAGTAATTTGGATGCCTTGAATAGCACCACAGTCCCCTGTCAAGATTAAGAACTATGGGCTTTCCAAGCTCTTTCAGCTTGTTATTTCTAGTTACAAATTGATGGAGCTGTGTGTCAGCAAAGTAAGCAATAACGATACCACACAAACAGACCACGGCAGCAACAAAATCCCATATATTCAACGGCTTATCAACCGAGTGCACAACATACAATGGCAAGCACACTCCAATCAGAAATACCTGAAAAGATGTTTAAGCGTAACGAAGGTACTCCTGAAATTCttgaaggataaaaaaaaaaattcagagcTCGTTGAGGCATTTTATCGAGCGTTTATCCAAGTTCAAAAAACCGTATATTTTAGGTTGAGGTAGTGTTAAAGTTAGCaatgaagacaaaaaaaatgGATTTACCTGTTGAGAGAAGTAGACAGCGAAAAAGGAAACCCACCACCAGTGTTTGCCATACTGAGCGCGCATATCCGTGAACCGCCAGTCTTCCCTGGCACCCCACTGCCACTTTTCACGCCTGAAGTAGTTATGCGTCAGCCTCACACTCCACACCCATGTCAATATTATCACTATTATTGACCTCCAGTGATTATACTGCCCCAACGGATGTGTTGCGAAGTAATGAACTAACATTACTGGTATGACAGTCCAATACAAATCGATCATCTGCAGAAAAACATACACACACAAATTAGTTAActgagaaaagaaattatttaaaaagcaATTGAAGGGGTGAAGAAGGGAGATACCCAATGGCTATTCTGGATGTGACTGATGACCCAGAAGAGAACATTGacgttgaagaagaagaaaatattggCTACAAGAAGAGGGTGGTAATAGCACCATGACCACAGAGGTTGAGTAGTATGAGATAGATGATAGTGATCAAGAAATGATAGATAGAAGAGTATGGAAGGAAGGGGAGTGAGTAATGAAATCACTGCATTCTTTAAGTTACGACCCATGTCGATGTTGTTGTACTCTTTCAAATGGTTCCAGATCCGGCTTGTTCCTGATGCTGCTCAAGATATAGggtgatatacatatatatataggcagCAGATTAATGTCCAAGaagcttatattttttaataaaattataatattaaataataatattttattatataataacttgccattatttatatttaattttgtaccATTGTTGAtagctctttatttttttccttgaatATTTATGAACTTTTTATCCTATGCCATGATGAACAAAGATTCACATGTACCTCTTTCTGCATCGTGGTGGAAGTGGTGGTTCCCCACGGTCAACCACTGCTGACTGCTAATCATCATGGGGACCTACTGCTTCTTCAATGCCAGTTAGTTAATGCACTAATCTATTATACACATGAGTAATATATAATTGTGATTTGTCACCATGCTTGTGCTGTCAATAATGATGATCGCGGCCTGAAGTAGTGTCCGCAATGATAAGCTCGAATCCTCTCGCATGGAATCGACAGTACTAAAAAATCTACCTACTCACTGCACTGGTCCACCGTCTCTGGCTCTTCATCAATTCTTTCTTATCTCCGCAATCCTCGCAGAAAGCAGGAGACACAGCTACAATGCATGTACGACTGCCTAGCTTGAGGTGGATTGAAAGCCGCTCACGGGCTTTTCTCGACTTAAAGCACACATCAGGGTCCACAAAGGAGGTAGTATTTTGCTCTCTTTAGTAAGCATAGGTCGGCGAAATAGGATTTATCCAGCATGCGTTTGCAGGCCTGAGGAAATTTCTGTCACAGCTTATCACAATAATGCTTCAAATATCAGTGTCTTTGACACATCTTGTTTCTCTTTGATGATGCAAAATGGGCTGTTAACAGAGCGACGAAGAGGAACCAAACACTGACTCCACTCCAGATATGCCCACCAGCATTGTCACAAAAATCATGTTGATGTTGGCATGGCAACAAacaaataagagaaagaaaagttgATATCAGGGTGAAAGGAAAGACctcaaataaaagaattacaAATATCCTGGCACAAACCACGACACATGACAATTCCAAACACAACTCTATTATTTGATATCCCATTACTAAGCTCCCGCTTTTAAAGTGCACAGCTAGCGGTAACTCTTACAGACTCTTGACTTAATTTGAGCATCACAAAAAACCATCggttaagaaaaacaaaatatttagaaGCAGCTCTGACTAAAAAGAACCATTGAAGGGCCATGATTACAACTTGAAGTTGCCCCAACAACTGCAATGCAGCTCTCAGAAACCCCTCTTCTCCCTtgcaatatcatttttaattgcTCGCTCAATCCTTTTCAAGACAAGCCACTGCAACATGGAAAGAAAGTATAAAGAATTGTGTGCACAAGCTCACTCAACAGAGACCTCAAGTTGTGAAACTCTTAAGTTTTACCTGAAGTCCAAGAATAGCAGGAATCCATAATTTCCCCTTTTCATCTGAGCCGGAGCCGTCAATCAACTTCTTGTCCACAACAACAGCTTTGCCCTTATTTGTTGCAACATCTGTGATTATTTTTACCAAGTTTGGTATCCAAGCTTCACCATTTGGAAGAATCTGGCATTAAATGATGAGCAATTCAATAAATAATCAAGGCACACAAATATGCAACAAAAGTCATAAAGTATTCACAGAAACTGAACCTTCTCatcattctcatttttattgCATCTACCACTATTCTCAACCAACACAGCAGGAATAGAAAAATCCTGCAAGCATCACAAACAAATATACAAATTAGAATATGAACACTTTGACAACACTAATTTAAATGCgactaaaagtttaaaattcttCTATGCAAAAGGCATTCATAtgaaccaagaaaaaaaaattaaaatgcaatTATGCACTGACAAATGATAATTCTACCATTAAGAACACATTCAATTTATGAACCACAAACTCTgttgaaattttatcaaatgtttTCCCGAGTTTATCAAAACCATAATTAGTTATCGGTCACAATATATTCATCTCATGCTTCTGAATTCAAAATTCAGCAAAAATTACAGATCAAAGACTTCAAAATCCCTCATTCCATTCTAAATTTCAGATACAAAGGAAACATGTCCTTCCATATTTcacaaatcaaaacattttgcataatcttcaaaaataaaatttctacaatataaattaagacaaataacatcaaaattatcAACAATTCGCAAGCCTGATTATTTGGCTAACACCTCATTGGcaaaaacaattttctttccaTACAGTTGTAACTACAAACCAATGTCAACAAATCAGTAACTTAAATGAAATTTGTCATTTGACTCTGATTAA from Mangifera indica cultivar Alphonso chromosome 8, CATAS_Mindica_2.1, whole genome shotgun sequence includes:
- the LOC123224119 gene encoding uncharacterized protein C594.04c-like, with the translated sequence MGRNLKNAVISLLTPLPSILFYLSFLDHYHLSHTTQPLWSWCYYHPLLVANIFFFFNVNVLFWVISHIQNSHWMIDLYWTVIPVMLVHYFATHPLGQYNHWRSIIVIILTWVWSVRLTHNYFRREKWQWGAREDWRFTDMRAQYGKHWWWVSFFAVYFSQQVFLIGVCLPLYVVHSVDKPLNIWDFVAAVVCLCGIVIAYFADTQLHQFVTRNNKLKELGKPIVLNLDRGLWCYSRHPNYFGEQLWWWGLVIFAWNLGHGWTFVGALINSLCLAYVTILVEERMLKQEHRAEAYRLYQKTTSVWIPWFNSSAMAQKHKCT